Sequence from the Dehalococcoidia bacterium genome:
CCCTCCGCGATGGCCCCGTCCCCCAGCACCACCACCCTGTCGGCCATGCGCGCCACCACCGGGGCGTCGGCCTGCCACTGTCTCTAGAAATCTTCCTTCGAGCGAAAGCGGGGTGCGTTACCACACCTTGCGCAAGCGATAGCGGTTCTGCCCAATGATGATGAGATGTCCTTGCAGATCCCCCAAACGCACTCTCTGAAAGAAGTCCTGTAGAACCGGGTGGAGATTCTCGAAGGTCTGAGGGGAAACCCGTATCAGGAGCAGGGCGGGCAATCCCCCACGACCACGGAACAGGGCTGCAAAGCCAGTATTGCAGGTTATCACTGCGAAACCTCTCTCCTGGGCGAAGGCATAAATCCTTTCGTCGGTTGCACCCGCTAACCCGAACTCCCGAACGTCGCATGCCTCAATCCCTAGGCTCTTCAAGAACGCCGTTGTCTTGGGCGACAAGTTCTGGTCTAGAAGAAAGCGCACCCCTTACCGCTCCATAATCATTTCTTCCTCCCGCACGACCCGCAGGGCATACTCTAGAGCCGCCCGCACATCCTCCTCGCTCAATTCCGGATAGTATTCCAGAATTTGCCCAATGGTATAGCCCCCAGCCAGCAGGCTGAGAATGTTCTCCACCATAATACGTGTCCCCCGCACCACCGGCTTCCCATGACAGATAGCGGGGTCTATGACGATGCGCGCCTGCTCCATCCCCTTCCTCCAGAGTCTGTGAGGCGGTTAGGCTCTCACGCGTCTACGCCGCGTCCTGCGGGCGGTGTGCCCTCCGCGATGGTTCCGTCCACCAGCACCACCACCCGGTCGGCCATGCGCGCCACCACCGGGTCGTGGGTGGCTGTAACCACCGTCACCCCCTCCTGGTGGGCCAGCGACTGCAACAGAGTGGCGATCTGCATCCCCGTCGCCGTATCCAGTTCCCCTGTCGGCTCGTCGGCGAACAGCACCAGGGGGCGGGTGGCGATGGCCCGCGCAATGGCCACCCGCTGCTGTTCGCCCCCCGACAGCTCATAGGGACGATGCTGGGCACGGTGGGCCAGCCCCACCTTCGTCAAGGCGTCCAGCACCCGTTGGCGTCGCTCCCGTGCGGGCACCCCGTTCACCCGCAGGGGCAATTCCACATTCTCATAGGCCGACAGCAAGGGCAACAGCCCGTAAAACTGGAACACAAAGCCAATTTTCTTGCGCCGCACCTCCACCACCTCCTTCTCGCCCAAACGCGTCAAGTCCTGCCCATCCAGAAGCACACGGCCCTGGGTGGGGCGATCCAAAGTCGCCAGAATGTTGAGGAGGGTGGTCTTGCCCGAGCCCGAGCGCCCCATAATGGCCAGGAACTCCCCGCGCCGCACCTGCAGGTCCACCCCCCGCACCGCCACCACCTCTTGCCCCCCACTGCGGAACACGCGCCACACCCCCTGCGCCTCCAGGACAACGGGCTGGCTCTTAGGGGGCATGGCTTCCCTCCTGGGCAGGGGCGATGATGGCCCTCCCCT
This genomic interval carries:
- a CDS encoding DUF433 domain-containing protein — its product is MEQARIVIDPAICHGKPVVRGTRIMVENILSLLAGGYTIGQILEYYPELSEEDVRAALEYALRVVREEEMIMER
- a CDS encoding DUF5615 family PIN-like protein yields the protein MRFLLDQNLSPKTTAFLKSLGIEACDVREFGLAGATDERIYAFAQERGFAVITCNTGFAALFRGRGGLPALLLIRVSPQTFENLHPVLQDFFQRVRLGDLQGHLIIIGQNRYRLRKVW
- a CDS encoding ABC transporter ATP-binding protein; this encodes MPPKSQPVVLEAQGVWRVFRSGGQEVVAVRGVDLQVRRGEFLAIMGRSGSGKTTLLNILATLDRPTQGRVLLDGQDLTRLGEKEVVEVRRKKIGFVFQFYGLLPLLSAYENVELPLRVNGVPARERRQRVLDALTKVGLAHRAQHRPYELSGGEQQRVAIARAIATRPLVLFADEPTGELDTATGMQIATLLQSLAHQEGVTVVTATHDPVVARMADRVVVLVDGTIAEGTPPAGRGVDA